AAATGGGTGAAAGTTTTTGTAAAACACGCCGTAAAATGGCCTATTGCGGGATGATTGTCTTGTCTTTGGTGGTGGATCAAAAAAACTGGATGTGGAAAAGCGATTTAGATATTCAGGCACCTGGCGTCTTTTTTAAAGAACAAGAAAAAGAGATGAAACATAAAATGGCAGCGTACATAGAGAATCGTTATTTTGATGATTTAAAAAAGCAAAAGCGTTTTAATGCTATGCAAAGTATTGAAAGAGCCGCAAAAAAGTTTGTAGATTTAAATCTTGGTAGAAAACCACAAGTTATTCCTATTATTTTACAGGTGTAATTTTAAAACAAAGAGCTAAGGGTTAGCTGCGGTTTTTTTTGATCTTTCAAGCATTTTAAAACTTTCATGTTGAGCATTGCGAATAAGCGACAGAATATTTTTACTCTCCGGTAAGTTTTTCCAAAAACGTATAGGCATTTCTGATTTCATCATTTTGATTTTTAACCTGTTAGGGTTAAAAATTGAGCAATAAAATATATCCCATAGCTCTTCAGTTTGATCAGTTAGCTGAGTATAGAGTTCTGCATTACCAGGCCCTCCCCAGGATAGATGGGTTCTATTCCAGGCAACACTTTTATAAGGAGTTAAAATCAACCAATGCATATTAGAAAAGCGGTTTTTAAAAAAAGATGCAGTACGTTCTAAAATATAATGATCAGGTTCATACCAACTGATGTAAAAATTAGACTTTTCTTTGATTTCTTTAAAGCGGACAAAGGCTTTCATTTTATGACAATCTCTAGCAATGGCCTTAAGCATAAGAAAAAGTTTTTTTACATCTGGATCATGATGCATTTTTAACAGATGTTTTTTTTCAAACTGTATGCGATAAAGTATTCTATACAGCAAGCCCCATTTTTCAGGATCTTTATGGCAAGCAAGGGTTTTTGCTAAATCAATAAAATGTTTGGGTACCGTAATTTTTTCTGCCGGTTCCAATAAATTAGAGTTGGACCACAGAGCTTGTTGACCAGTATGATTCCAGAGGATATCTCTTGGTTGAATCTTGTTAAAAATAAAACTACGAGCAAGCCTTTTCCATTGGTCATAATCATTGATATTGTTGACGTGGTACATTTTACCAAAGCTCCAACTGTTTAGAGTCTGTGCTTAGATGGTGTTTAAGGTGTTCATGATCAAGCAGGATAAATTTTGAATGGTCATAGGTTTTAACAAAGTGCTTTGCTCGATTATAAGCAAGTCCCAGCTTTTTCAAATCATCATGTCTAAGTTGGTGATGTTTACGGATAAGCATTATTTTTTGAACGCTTCTTAAACCAATACCCGGAATTCTAAGCAAAAGTTCTTTATCTGCTTTATTGATATCAATGGGAAAAATATCTCTGTGGTTTAATGCCCAGGCTGTTTTTGGATCTAGATCAAGATCAAGGTCAGGAATATTTTCGGGAACAATTTCATCAACATCAAAACCATAAAATCTTAATAACCAGTCTGCTTGATACAGTCGGTGTTCGCGAATCAACGGTGGTTTTTTCAATTTTAACAAACTGTGGGCATCAGGAATGGGGCTAAATGCAGAGTAATATACCCGGCGCATTTTATAATTTTTATACATGGAAGAAGATGTTTTTAGTATGGAACGATCATTGCTTTGTGTGGCGCCAACAATCATTTGAGTGCTTTGACCGCCGGGAGCAAACATGGGAAGCTTGTATTTTTTTTTGGTTTTATAATCATGTTTTGATTCAGTAATATGATCACGTATGCCAGATATTTGCTGTTTAAGTGTTGTTATGTTCTTCTCAGGAGCAAGTAGTTTGATGTCCTGTTTACTTGGAAGCTCAATATTGGCACTGAGTCGGTCAGCATACAAACCAGCTTGTTGGATCAGTGCTTGAGAAGCTTCTGGGATTACTTTAAGGTGGATATAACCATTGAAATGGTGTTTGGTCCGCAAAGATTTAACAATTTCTAACAAACATTCCATGGTATAATTTGAACTTCTAATAATTCCTGAACTTAAAAAAAGTCCTTCAATATAGTTGCGTTTGTAAAAAGATAGAGTGAGTTCTACAACTTCTTGTGGGGAAAAACGTGCGCGTTGAACATTGCTAGACACTCGATTAATGCAAAATTTACAGTCGTAAATGCAATAGTTGGTCATTAAAATTTTTAATAGTGAAATACAGCGCCCATCCGGTGTATAACTATGACAGATTCCCATGCCTTGCGTATTACCAATAGAAGCGCTATCTTGTTTTTTTGGTCTGTTTGAGCCGCTACTAGCACAAGAAGCATCATATTTGGCAGCATCAGCTAAAATTTTGAGCTTTTTTTTAATTTTATTATGATCCATAATAAAATAAGTTAAAAAATAATTTGAAAAATGTACAGAAATCAAATTTTTTAATAAAGATTAATGATGAAATTCATCAAGACTTTTTTTATTTATCAAAACATGGCTTGCTGCATTGCGAATCAAGCGTTATACTTGGCCAGCAATGCCTAAGAAAAAAACCAAAAATGCAAAAATTAAAACTGTAAAATCTGTGACCAAAGATGATCATGCTAGCCATTGGGCAGTAAGAGAGTTTTGGGCCTTTTCTTTGTTTACCTTTGCAGTATTTTCATTGATTGCTGTCGTTAGTTATAATCCTGTTGACCCTTCTTTAACAACCATTGTGGAAGGTCAGCACAGTATCTACAATTTTGGTGGTCTTGTGGGTAGCTATTTGGCGGATATGTATATTCAAGCCTTGGGTTATGCTTCATATCTTTTAATTGCCTTGTTTTTTTTAGCTTCAATTTTATTGGTCTTTACAGAAAATAAAATTTTACAAAAAAGAAAAGTATTTTCAGCTTGTGGACTTTTGCTAAGCACAGCCATATGTTTAAGTCTTTTTGATAAAGATACAACTTATCCATCCTCTTGGGGAGGGGCTTTAGGTTTTTGGGCTGCCCAATATGGGCAATCTTTTTTAGGTATTGCAGGAACAGCCTTGTTGGTAGGGGTTACATTTTTTGCATCAATCTTTTTTATAACCGGTTTAAGTGTAAAGCAGTTTTTTTTACAGTGTAAAAATGGCATTGTTTTTTCAGTTCAAACGGTTTTGTCTATGAGTCAAAAATTGATTTTAACATTAGGACAACTATTTAAACGTGGTCAAAGTAAATTAAAACAAAAACCAGAGTATAAAGATCGTTTTGATCAAAATAAATTGATGGGCAAAAAAATTACTTTACAGGATGTAGCCAAACAAGCTTCCGACCTAGCAGTAATGGAATTAGATGAAGACATTCCTATTGTAATTAAAAAATCAAATAAAGAAGACACACAAGAAAATGATCAAGTACCCATAGAAGATGACTTTTATGATGATAAGTCAGCGGTAGTTTTTAAAGCAACTGAAGATCCTATTAAGTATACCTTGCCTGATCTTAACTTATTAGAGGCACCCAAAGAGGATGATCAAGAACTTGTTATTGATAAAGAAGAGCTGTTAAGAAATGCTAGAATCTTAGAAGCAAAGCTGAATGATTTTGGGGTTAAAGGTAAAGTGATAGAAGTTCAACCGGGACCAGTGGTTACCATGTATGAGTTTGAACCAGCTCCAGGTGTTAAGGTGAATCAGATTATCCGCTTAAATGACGATTTAACCTTAGCTTTAAAAGCCCTTTCGGTAAGAATTAATATGCTTCCTGGAAAAGCAGCGGTGGGTATTGAAGTTGCCAACAGTAAAAGACAAACCGTTTATTTAAAAGACATTGTCAAAGAAGATGTTTTCCAGAAAAATCAAAGCCTGCTGACCATGACCTTAGGAAAAGATATTTCTGGTAATGCGTTTACAGCAGACTTGAGAAAAATGCCACATTTGTTGGTGGCAGGGGCTACGGGTTCAGGTAAATCTGTTGCAGTTAACTCCATGATTACTTCCATACTGTATAAAGCAACCCCAGATCAAGTCAGAATGATTTTGGTGGACCCTAAAATGTTAGAGTTGTCTTTGTATGATAAAATTCCTCATTTATTGCTACCGGTAGTGACAGATCCAAGAAAAGCTTCTGCCGCCTTACGCTGGGCAGTGGCTGAAATGGAAAGGCGCTATCGTTTGATGGCAGATATCGGGGTTAGAAACCTTGAAGGATATAATGCAAAAGTTTGGGATATTATTGAAGAGCAAAAAAGAATTGAAGAAGAAAAACAAGCGTATAGAGATGCTGATGAGAGCAATCATACGGTCTATGAAAAAAAGGAACAAGAGCATAAAGGAACTTTGCCGTTTATTGTAATTGTGATTGATGAACTGGCAGACTTAATGATGGTATCCAGTCGTGAAGTTGAGGAGTCTATTATCCGCTTAGCGCAAATGGCACGTGCAGCGGGTATTCATCTATTGTTAGCAACGCAACGACCATCGGTTGATGTTATTACCGGTGTAATTAAGGCCAATATGCCTTCACGTATATCCTTTCAGGTTTCTTCAAAAATTGATTCAAGAACCATTATTGATAGCAATGGTGCGGAAATGTTATTGGGTTCAGGAGATATGTTGTATTTGCCACCTGGAACATCAAAACTGCAGCGTATTCATGGGGCATTTGTTTCTGATAAAGAGGTGGAACGCGTCACTAATTTTTGGAAAGCGCAGGCAAAACCACAATACAAAGAAGAAATTTTGCAAGCAGCTGAGGAAAGCATACTACAGTCTGAGAATGAAGGTAGTGATCCAGATGATGAACTATATCCCAAAGCCTTGGAATTGGTGTTAAGGCACGGTTCAGGTTCGATCTCTATGATACAAAGGCGCTTAAGAATAGGCTATAACAGAGCGGCACGTTTAATTGAACGTATGGAAGAAGAAGGTTACTTGGTCCCTGGAGATACAGGAAAACCAAAAGAACTCAATATGAACCGTTTTGAAGGAATGGTTTGAGATAAGCAAAAAGAAAAGTTAGATAGTATGGTTTGGAAAGTACATAATGAAGAAAAGGAATGAAACAATGGTTTTAAGATGTATTTTTTGTGTGTTATTAAGCAGTATTGTTTTTGTAATGTTGTCTGGAGCGCAAGAGCTACCCAAATGTTCTATTGAGTCAAAGCAAGTGGAATGTAGTGATGAGGCACAAAAAAAGAAAACTGAACTTTTAATTAAAAGTTCAGGACTTAAAGCTACTCACGATCAAGGAAAAAAAGTTAAAGCAGAGCCTGTTGCTATAAAAACAAAACAAACTTCACAGATAAACCAAAAAAGTAAACTGTATGCCCAAAAATTAGAGCAAGCATATGAGCAAGTCAAAACCATGCAAGCAGATTTTGAACAAGAATATATTGCGGGCTTAAAAGAGCAGTCCGCTAAAGGAAAAGTTTATATCTCTCGCCCCGGTAAAATGAAATGGGAGTATGCAGATCCAAAAGGAAAATTTTTTTTAGCGGATGGTGAACACTTAAGCTTATATGACCCAAAGTTTAAGCAAGTGATGCAAAGCAAACAATCCAGTCCAGATCAAGCACCACTAGGTTTAGCACTGCTTTTTGGGCAGAAAAATGCCAGCAGTATGTTTAATATAGAAATGATTAAAGAAGATAAAAAAACTGTAACTTTAAAACTAACACCCAAAGAATCTGTTCCTAATATTGAGCAAATTCAAATGGTTTTAGAAAGAGGTTCGGTTTACACTATTAAAGAAAGCAAAGTGATAGATGTTTTTGGTGGCGAAAACACCATGCGCTTTAACAATATAAAAAACAATATTAAACTTGGTGCAAGTGTTTTTGAATTTAAAAAACCAAAAAATGCAAAAATTGTCAGTACAGATAATTTATCTTTATAAATAATGTCATTCAAAAAAATATTTTTTTAACAGTGGTATTGGATATATAACTATTCCATTAAACAAGCATTGCAAATGTCTTGTAAATCAAGTAGAAGCGAGCTGTGAGCAAAGAGACTAAAAAAGTAGGCATGATAAGTTTAGGCTGCCCAAAGAATCTTGTAGATTCAGAAGTCATGTTGGGGCATCTTAAAAATAAAGGCTGGGAAATTACAGATAATCAAGATGATGCAGATGTGATGGTGGTCAACACCTGTTCATTTATTGAAGATTCAAAACAAGAATCCATTGAAACCATTTTGGATGTGGCTCAGTTAAAAAGCAAAGGTAAACTCAAAAAGCTGATTGTGGCTGGTTGTTTATCTCAGCGTTATGCCAAAGATCTTGAACAAGAAATGCCTGAGGTAGATCACTTTTTAGGCACGGGTGAGTTTGAAAGCATTGCAAACTTTGTTGGTTCTGCTCAAGCTGTTGTGCCCAATGATGATGAGTTACCCATGGCTAGGTCACTGGTCACAAAACCTAAATTCACCTATGATTATGCAACACCCAGAGTTGCGGTTTTGCCCAAGCATACTGCTTACGTCAAAATTGCTGAAGGCTGTTCGCGTACCTGTAGCTTTTGTATCATTCCAAGACTGCGTGGACCTGGACAGAGCCGTTCTATTGATTCTGTGGTTAAAGAAGTCCAAGGTTTAGCAGAGCGAGGAACCAAAGAGATTCACTTGTTAGCACAAGATTTAACAGCTTACGGGATTGATAGAAACGATGGCACCAGTTTGTATGGCTTGCTAAAAGAATTAGACCAGATTGATGGTTTAGAATGGATACGTTTAATGTATGCCTACCCTCAGCATATATCTGATGATTTGATTGATTTAATTGCTCAGTCCAAACGCATTTGTAACTATTTGGATATGCCTTTACAGCATATAGATTCAGAATTGTTGGCAACCATGCGCCGTAAAGTAGATGAGCAAGCCACACGTGATTTGCTGAAAAAGCTTCAAGACCGTATTCCCAACTTAACACTAAGAACAACCCTGATTGTTGGTTTTCCAGGTGAGACTCAAGCTCAGTTTCAAAAACTGTATAACTTTGTAGAAGAGTTTGAATTTGATCGTTTGGGAGTTTTTACCTATTCTTTAGAAGAAAACACTGGCGCCTACTTAATGAAGAATCAAATTGATGAAGCCATTAAACAAGAGCGTAAGCATCAACTCATGACTTTACAACAAGGGATTTCGGCTAAAAAAAATGAAGCCATGTTGGGTAAAAAAATCAAAGTCTTAATTGATAAGCACTTACCGCAAGAAAGCATGCATTTGTCTGCGGGTAGGGCAGAGAGTCAGGCTTTGGATATTGATGGTGAAGTTTTTGTCAGCAAACGTCACCCCATTGGCAGTTTTGTAGAAGTAGAAGTAGAAGCAGTCAGTGAATACGATTTGTATGCATAAGTAAAAAAAAACCTCTCTTCGTAATACTTGAAAAGAGGTTTTTATGATTTGACTTATCAATCAATAATTAGCTTAAGCGCTATTTTTGATAAAGTGTTTTTTAGTAACCAAGCTCAGTTAATTCATTGATAGCAGAAGTCAGTTCAGAAATTCTAGCGTTCATGAAGTTTAGTAAACCAGATAAATCAATATCATTTTTTTCTAAATAGGATTGATATTCAGGTTTATTAATGTAGTCTACATGACTTTGAAGCTCATTTTTTTGAGCAGTTAAATCTGTTTTTGCTTGGTGGTAAAGTCTGTAAACAGAAGACATGTAATCAAATGAATGTTTGTGTAGAAAGTTGCTTTCTCTATTTCCACCCTTGATTTTTACACTAGTATATTTTTCTAGATTTTCACGTTTGATTGAATAAACACGGATCTTTTCTACATTTAGACGGTTAGCACAAAGGAGATTAAGTGCATGTTCGCCATGGGCACTTTCTGCATCATCGGTTACTTCTTCTCTTTTAAAACCAGTAATATCTGGTTTTCTGTAGTCTGTTCGGTCAAGAAGGGGGTAATATCTTGAATCAGTGTTTTGAAAGTTTGATATGTCATAATGCAGTCTGTGAGTTTTTGCCGTATATTCATGCAGTTTTTGAAGCACATCAGAGTATAGACTAGAAAAGTCGGTTTTTTTGTAGGTTTCAAGATAATGATTATAATAGCCACGTAAGCTTTCTAAGTCATTGTCTCTATACGTTCCAGAAACAAATAATTTATAAGCTTCACCATAAAAAGGTCTGATCAGTTTTACGCATTCATCGCGCATATCCAAGCTGATTTCTTGCTGAGCATAACCGATATTGCTTATTAAGGTGATGCTCAATATAGAGCTAAGTAGTATAAGTTTTAATTTTAAAAGATGAGTATTCATTTTTTCTTTTCCCCTACATTTAGATTTTGATTAGTGAAATAAGTATGCAGCGTTTATCGCAACAAACAAAGTGCATTATAACATGTTATTTTTTTTAAAGTCAACCTTCAATTTCAAGATAAGTTATTGAAATTTAAAGATTATTTTGTGGAGGAGGGGCACCTTTTTTCAGTTGATAGTATTTTACGGCATGTAAATGTTGCTGGTAGGTTTTTGAAAAATAATGCTGGTTTTGATTGCCCATGGCCACAAAATACAAGTAATCAGTTTTTGCGGGGTTCACCGCTGCCTTGATTGCAGTAAGGCCAGGATTAGCAATAGGACCAGGAGGTAAACCTTTGATCATATAAGTATTGTAAGGTGTTAGTGTTTTTAAATGCTTGCGAGTTAAGTTGCCATCAAAACCTTTAATTCCATAAATAACGGTTGGGTCAGTCTGTAAGGGCATATTTAGTTTAAGTCGATTGTGAAAAACAGAAGAAATAATAGGTTGTTCAGGTATATTGCTGGATTCTTTTTCAATGATTGAGGCTAAGGTAATCCATTCTAAAAGGGATAATCCTAGGCGCTTGGCTTTGACTTGGTCAGGTATAGGCAAGTTGAGTTTGAATTGGTCGTGCATGGTGTGCAGGACTTTGTTGACGGGAGTGTTTTTTTCAAACAGATAGGTGTCAGGGAATAAAAACCCTTCAAAGCTTTGACCTGGAATAGAAAAAATTTTGCATAAATCTGGATCAAAAACGGCATCTAAAAAGTCTTTTTTACTGACAATTTGATTTCTTTCTAAAATATCAGCGATTTCGTACGAGTTTAAACCTTCAGTAATGGTGACACTGTAAAGTTTGACTGAACCTTTAAGTAAAGCATCTTTGAGTTTTTGAAAGCTTTCACGTTCTTTAAACTCATATTCTCCCGGTTTAAGTTTTTTAGCAATATTGTTTAGGCGTAAGTAAGCATAAAATAATTTTGGATGGGATGTAATATTCTTTTCAGCCAATAAATAACTAATGCTTTTTGCAGAGGCATTTTTTGGAACAGTAACCGTTTGTTTTTTTTGATGTGCTGGAGATAAATAAATGAGTTGTAAAAACCATAAACCGCAAACAAAAACAACAGCCCCAACAGCCAACTGAAAAAATTTCATCATCAGTAGAATACTATTAGATTAAAAAGGAAAAATTAGCCAGTTTTGGGTTGATGATAACTTATAGAACTTTNNNNNNNNNNNNNNNNNNNNNNNNNNNNNNNNNNNNNNNNNNNNNNNNNNNNNNNNNNNNNNNNNNNNNNNNNNNNNNNNNNNNNNNNNNNNNNNNNNNNAAACAAAAACGACGATTTTTGTTTTAGAAGGGGGCGTGAGCCCCCTTGAAGGAAAAAATAAATCTCAAAAGTAAGGCCGTACCTTTTGAGACTTTATTGTTGTGAATCTAGATAGCTTTGCAGCAAGATGGTGGCGGCCATACTGTCAATGCTGGTTTTGCGTTTTTTTCTTTTAACGTCAGCGCTAATCATAAATTTTTCGGCTTGGGCACTGGTCAAGCGTTCATCCCAGGTTTGCATGTTAAGGCCCGTTTTTTTTTGTAAATTATGCATAAAACGTTCAATTTCTTCTTGCATGTGACTTGCTTCACCACTCAAGCGTTTTGGAATGCCAAACAATAACAGTTGGATATTTTCTTGTTCTGCTAGCTTTAAAATATTTTCAAATGCTTTTGAGTTGTTATCAATAAAATCTCTAGGATGCGCACACATGCCCAATGCATCACTGATGGCAATGCCAATACGTTTGGTACCATAATCTAAAGCCATAATCTTTTTTTGCATCTTGATTTTTCTTATGTGTTAAGCTGACAAAAAAAGCAAGTTTATGAGATTACGTTGCTTTATAGGGTAGGGTTTTAAGGCTACCCATTTATTTATTTATTCATTGCCACTGTTGTTATTGTAGTTACGAAAATCACTGTCAATCATAGGCTTAATGGCTAATCTATGACCCGCACAACGGGTAAAAACTTCTGCTTCAATTGAAGGCTGGTTGGGTAAGCCATCGTACACCGGTAAAATCAGCACACTACCTCTTTGGGCTTGGTTAACTGCCATAAATTCACCATTTCTGATATAGGTACCATCTTTTTGTAAAGTTCCAGGGGCCATGGCCATATCTGAAGCGCGTGAATTTGCACTGAATTGCAATTCTTTTTTACCATTGTTGGTTGCAAAAATGTTATCCAAACTGTAGGCAGTAATGGTTCCATCATTTTGTAAAGCGATAATGGCTCTATCTTGTGCTGTGGCCACTTTTTTGAAACTCCAGTCAGCATTGGTCATATCAACAGCATTGCGTTTTTCACTTTGTAATGTAACGTGTACAAAACCATTTCTTCCGGTGCCAGTAATAGATGCGTCAACAATATTTTCAAGAGTAGAATCTTTACCCAACAAAGCAGGAACTTCTGGCATAATCATAACACCATAAGTGGGTGTAACAGAAAACCAGCCCAATTGTGAAAACCAGTTATCAATTGGCGCTTGTTCTTGAGCAACGGTGTTTCTTAACCAACAACCATCAGGGGTAACAATGTTTAAGTCATCAATACGATCTTCAACGGCAGGTTCAGGCATTTCGTTGGTCAAGTATAAAATTTTACAGAGTGCAGTGGCACCTCTGCCTTGACCTTGCTGAAAACCAACGGCCAACAAATCACCGTACATGTTTAATGAAGTAATTTTAGTACCCGCCATATGGTTAGAAAAATCTAAGGTTCTGGTAATAGGCGCTAAAGGTCTTCCAGTTGCAGCATCTTCTTTATTAATTCTATAGCCAATTTTTGGAATGCCCGTGAATGAAGCAAAAACATATTCTCTTCGTTCTAAACGGTTACCTTTTTGTACATGCAATACGTTGGTGGTCACCAAGTTCATGGGTTGTTCTGCTCCAACAAAACGAACTTCACGTTTGTTGTAAGAAAAATCTAAGGCACCACTGTTGCTATCAAAGGGAATGCCATACAAGCCTCTTTGTTGAGTAACCCATAATTTAAAAGGGCTGACCGCAATGTTTGATG
This window of the Oligoflexia bacterium genome carries:
- the mltG gene encoding endolytic transglycosylase MltG translates to MMKFFQLAVGAVVFVCGLWFLQLIYLSPAHQKKQTVTVPKNASAKSISYLLAEKNITSHPKLFYAYLRLNNIAKKLKPGEYEFKERESFQKLKDALLKGSVKLYSVTITEGLNSYEIADILERNQIVSKKDFLDAVFDPDLCKIFSIPGQSFEGFLFPDTYLFEKNTPVNKVLHTMHDQFKLNLPIPDQVKAKRLGLSLLEWITLASIIEKESSNIPEQPIISSVFHNRLKLNMPLQTDPTVIYGIKGFDGNLTRKHLKTLTPYNTYMIKGLPPGPIANPGLTAIKAAVNPAKTDYLYFVAMGNQNQHYFSKTYQQHLHAVKYYQLKKGAPPPQNNL
- a CDS encoding DNA translocase FtsK 4TM domain-containing protein, which encodes MPKKKTKNAKIKTVKSVTKDDHASHWAVREFWAFSLFTFAVFSLIAVVSYNPVDPSLTTIVEGQHSIYNFGGLVGSYLADMYIQALGYASYLLIALFFLASILLVFTENKILQKRKVFSACGLLLSTAICLSLFDKDTTYPSSWGGALGFWAAQYGQSFLGIAGTALLVGVTFFASIFFITGLSVKQFFLQCKNGIVFSVQTVLSMSQKLILTLGQLFKRGQSKLKQKPEYKDRFDQNKLMGKKITLQDVAKQASDLAVMELDEDIPIVIKKSNKEDTQENDQVPIEDDFYDDKSAVVFKATEDPIKYTLPDLNLLEAPKEDDQELVIDKEELLRNARILEAKLNDFGVKGKVIEVQPGPVVTMYEFEPAPGVKVNQIIRLNDDLTLALKALSVRINMLPGKAAVGIEVANSKRQTVYLKDIVKEDVFQKNQSLLTMTLGKDISGNAFTADLRKMPHLLVAGATGSGKSVAVNSMITSILYKATPDQVRMILVDPKMLELSLYDKIPHLLLPVVTDPRKASAALRWAVAEMERRYRLMADIGVRNLEGYNAKVWDIIEEQKRIEEEKQAYRDADESNHTVYEKKEQEHKGTLPFIVIVIDELADLMMVSSREVEESIIRLAQMARAAGIHLLLATQRPSVDVITGVIKANMPSRISFQVSSKIDSRTIIDSNGAEMLLGSGDMLYLPPGTSKLQRIHGAFVSDKEVERVTNFWKAQAKPQYKEEILQAAEESILQSENEGSDPDDELYPKALELVLRHGSGSISMIQRRLRIGYNRAARLIERMEEEGYLVPGDTGKPKELNMNRFEGMV
- a CDS encoding TIGR03915 family putative DNA repair protein — encoded protein: MYHVNNINDYDQWKRLARSFIFNKIQPRDILWNHTGQQALWSNSNLLEPAEKITVPKHFIDLAKTLACHKDPEKWGLLYRILYRIQFEKKHLLKMHHDPDVKKLFLMLKAIARDCHKMKAFVRFKEIKEKSNFYISWYEPDHYILERTASFFKNRFSNMHWLILTPYKSVAWNRTHLSWGGPGNAELYTQLTDQTEELWDIFYCSIFNPNRLKIKMMKSEMPIRFWKNLPESKNILSLIRNAQHESFKMLERSKKTAANP
- the ruvX gene encoding Holliday junction resolvase RuvX: MQKKIMALDYGTKRIGIAISDALGMCAHPRDFIDNNSKAFENILKLAEQENIQLLLFGIPKRLSGEASHMQEEIERFMHNLQKKTGLNMQTWDERLTSAQAEKFMISADVKRKKRKTSIDSMAATILLQSYLDSQQ
- a CDS encoding putative DNA modification/repair radical SAM protein: MDHNKIKKKLKILADAAKYDASCASSGSNRPKKQDSASIGNTQGMGICHSYTPDGRCISLLKILMTNYCIYDCKFCINRVSSNVQRARFSPQEVVELTLSFYKRNYIEGLFLSSGIIRSSNYTMECLLEIVKSLRTKHHFNGYIHLKVIPEASQALIQQAGLYADRLSANIELPSKQDIKLLAPEKNITTLKQQISGIRDHITESKHDYKTKKKYKLPMFAPGGQSTQMIVGATQSNDRSILKTSSSMYKNYKMRRVYYSAFSPIPDAHSLLKLKKPPLIREHRLYQADWLLRFYGFDVDEIVPENIPDLDLDLDPKTAWALNHRDIFPIDINKADKELLLRIPGIGLRSVQKIMLIRKHHQLRHDDLKKLGLAYNRAKHFVKTYDHSKFILLDHEHLKHHLSTDSKQLELW
- the rimO gene encoding 30S ribosomal protein S12 methylthiotransferase RimO: MSKETKKVGMISLGCPKNLVDSEVMLGHLKNKGWEITDNQDDADVMVVNTCSFIEDSKQESIETILDVAQLKSKGKLKKLIVAGCLSQRYAKDLEQEMPEVDHFLGTGEFESIANFVGSAQAVVPNDDELPMARSLVTKPKFTYDYATPRVAVLPKHTAYVKIAEGCSRTCSFCIIPRLRGPGQSRSIDSVVKEVQGLAERGTKEIHLLAQDLTAYGIDRNDGTSLYGLLKELDQIDGLEWIRLMYAYPQHISDDLIDLIAQSKRICNYLDMPLQHIDSELLATMRRKVDEQATRDLLKKLQDRIPNLTLRTTLIVGFPGETQAQFQKLYNFVEEFEFDRLGVFTYSLEENTGAYLMKNQIDEAIKQERKHQLMTLQQGISAKKNEAMLGKKIKVLIDKHLPQESMHLSAGRAESQALDIDGEVFVSKRHPIGSFVEVEVEAVSEYDLYA
- the lolA gene encoding outer membrane lipoprotein chaperone LolA — translated: MKKRNETMVLRCIFCVLLSSIVFVMLSGAQELPKCSIESKQVECSDEAQKKKTELLIKSSGLKATHDQGKKVKAEPVAIKTKQTSQINQKSKLYAQKLEQAYEQVKTMQADFEQEYIAGLKEQSAKGKVYISRPGKMKWEYADPKGKFFLADGEHLSLYDPKFKQVMQSKQSSPDQAPLGLALLFGQKNASSMFNIEMIKEDKKTVTLKLTPKESVPNIEQIQMVLERGSVYTIKESKVIDVFGGENTMRFNNIKNNIKLGASVFEFKKPKNAKIVSTDNLSL